One Scyliorhinus canicula chromosome 9, sScyCan1.1, whole genome shotgun sequence DNA segment encodes these proteins:
- the mafa gene encoding transcription factor Maf isoform X3: MASELAINNTDLPNSPLAMEYVNDFDLMKFEVKKEPVDSEGNPGSHCNRIGGSLSSTPMSTPCSSVPPSPSFSAPSPGEQKAAHLEDFYWMTNYQQLNPDALNFTPEDAVEALISSAHQQMQAGYEGYRSQQQQYAPAAGAAMAGDEMPPAGTVVTHHHHQQQQQQHHHHHHQGHQHPGGGVAALGTPNTGTATGGGTGGGMHPHPHLRNDDRFSDDQLVTMSVRELNRQLRGVSKEEVMRLKQKRRTLKNRGYAQSCRFKRVQQRHMLESEKTQLQQQVEHLKQEISRLVRERDAYKEKYEKLVTSGFRETGSSSDNPSSPEFFMPRPLVH; the protein is encoded by the coding sequence ATGGCATCCGAGTTGGCAATCAACAACACGGACCTACCCAACAGTCCCCTTGCGATGGAATATGTTAATGACTTCGATCTGATGAAATTCGAAGTCAAAAAGGAACCGGTCGACTCTGAAGGCAATCCGGGCAGCCACTGCAACCGGATCGGGGGCTCGCTGTCGTCCACCCCAATGAGCACCCCGTGCAGTTCCGTGCCCCCTTCTCCCAGCTTCAGCGCTCCCAGCCCGGGGGAGCAGAAGGCGGCGCACCTGGAGGACTTTTACTGGATGACCAACTACCAGCAGCTGAACCCGGACGCTCTGAACTTCACGCCGGAGGATGCGGTCGAGGCCCTGATCAGCAGCGCCCACCAGCAGATGCAGGCGGGCTAcgagggctacaggagccagcagcagcagtatGCACCGGCGGCCGGAGCGGCCATGGCCGGAGACGAGATGCCTCCAGCCGGCACCGTGGtgacccatcaccaccaccagcagcagcagcagcagcatcaccatcatcaccaccaGGGGCACCAGCACCCAGGGGGAGGAGTGGCCGCCCTGGGCACCCCCAACACGGGCACCGCTACCGGCGGCGGTACCGGCGGCGGAATGCACCCGCACCCGCACCTGCGGAACGACGACCGCTTCTCGGACGACCAGCTGGTCACCATGTCGGTGCGGGAGCTGAACCGCCAGCTGCGGGGGGTCAGCAAGGAGGAGGTGATGCGGCTCAAGCAGAAGCGCCGGACCCTGAAGAACCGGGGCTACGCTCAGTCCTGCCGCTTCAAGCGGGTGCAGCAGCGGCACATGTTGGAGAGCGAGAAGACGCAGCTGCAGCAGCAAGTCGAACACTTAAAACAGGAGATAAGCAGACTTGTTCGGGAGAGGGACGCCTACAAGGAGAAATACGAGAAACTGGTGACCAGCGGCTTCAGAGAAACAGGATCTTCCAGTGACAACCCTTCCTCTCCGGAGTTCTTCAT